Within the Micromonospora citrea genome, the region GGGGCGAATCCTGGCGGACCTGGACGGCGACCTTGCCGTCGGTGCTGACCTGGTGCACGCCCCGGCCGGTGGCCTTGCGCACCGCCACGGGCGTGGTGTCGACCGGCTCGTCCTGCACCGGCACGAGCACGCCCGGCATCTGCTCGGCGAGCGCGACCGTGTCGCTGACCTCGCGCAGCAGCTCGGACAGGCGCGCGCCGAGCGCGTCGCAGATGGCCGCCAGCAGCTCGCTGGACGGCTCCTTCTGGCCGCGCTCGATCTCGGAGAGGTAGCCGAGGCTGACGTTGGCGGCGGAGGAGACCTCGCGCAGGGTGCGGTGCTGCCCCTGCCGGCGCGCCCGCAGTGCGTCACCGATAACCCGGCGTAGCAGGACCATTCGCACCTCCCCTGAGGGACACCACTGTTCCGCACGGCCGGTCGACCCGTCGCGCCGGCCCGACCGTCGGAGCCTTCCCGCAACCGTACCCGTTGCGGGCCCCGCCGACATCCCACCCCGCCTCCCGGATTGCGGAGTCTGTTCAGCGCGGGAATCCGGCCGGCGCCGCCCGGGGTGCGGGTCGGCTCCGCTGGCGGCGCCGGGTCGGGTCAGCGCCGCTCGGCGCCCGCGGTGTCGGCCCGCCCGCCGTCGGGCTCGGCGTCGCCGGCGTCGGGCTCGGCGTCGTGGATGCGCTCAGCGTCGCCGGCGTCGGGCTCGGCGTCGTGACTGCGCTCGGCGTCGCCGGCGTCGTGACTGCGCTCGGCGTCGCCGGCGTCGGGCTCGGCGTCGTGGATGCGCTCGGCGAGCAGCCGCAACGCCTCGATGACCGCCGCCGAGCGGATGTGGTCACGGCCGCCGTCGAGGTCGAGCTCGCGGACGTCGGTGCCGTCGGGCCCGGCCACCGCCACGTAGACCAGCCCGACCGGCTTGCCGTCCTGCGGCTCCGGGCCGGCCACCCCCGTGGTGGCCAGGCCCCAGTCGGCCCCGCAGCGCCGCCGCCCGCCCTCGGCGAGGGCCACCGCCACGTCCGGGTCGACCGGCCCCCGGTCGGTCAGCAGATCCTCCGGCACGCCGGCGAGCTGCGACTTCAGCTCGGTGGCGTAGACCACCAGCCCGCCCCGGTAGATCCCGCTCACCCCGGCGATCTCCACGATCGAGGCGGCCAGCAGCCCGCCGGTCAGGGACTCGACCGTGGCCAGGGTCTGGTGCCGCTCGGCCAGGCTGTGCACCACGCCCGCCGCCGGGCTTCCCACCGGCCGCGCGCCGGCCGCGTCGCTCTCCATGTGCCAGATCCTTCCCCCGCCCCGTGGGCCCTACTCATCCTCCCCGAACCGATCTGACCACCGGGGCGGGTCAGGCGGCGGGGCGGCGCAGGCGGAGGGCCTGGGCGACGTAGTCGAAGCCCGTGACCACCGTCACCCCGACGGCCGCCGCCATGATCCACGGGCCGACGGCGGCCAGGGCGTCCGGCATCGGCCACAGGTACCAGACGATCGCGAGGATCTGCAGCGCCGTCTTGATCTTGCCGCCCCGACTGGCCGCGATCACCCCGCGCCGGATCACCCAGAACCGCAGCGCGGTGATGCCCAGCTCGCGGGCGAGGATCACCGCCGTCACCCACCAGGGCAGCCGGTCGTACCAGGAGAGCAGCAGCAGCGCGGCGCCGGTGAGCGCCTTGTCGGCGATCGGGTCGGCGACCTTGCCGACCGACGTGACCAGGGCGAACCGGCGGGCGATCCAGCCGTCGACCAGGTCGGTCGCCGACGCGACGGCGAAGATCAGACACGCGGCCGTCTGCCAGCCGGCGTGGTGCATCCCCGAGACGACCACGGTCACCGCGAAGACCGGCACCAGGACCAGCCGCAGCGCGGTCAGCGCGTTGGCCGCGTTCAGCACGGGCACCCGGGCCACCACCGGCGCGGGCGTCGAGTCCGCCGCCCCGGTCACCGCCGGGCCCCGCCCCGGCCTCCGTGGCGCACCAGGCACTCCACCACGCGGCTCCCCCGCTCCGTCCGGGCCCGCCGTCACCGTGTTGCGCCGGGCGCAGCCGAGATCATCTCATCCGGCACCGCGACGAGGTCCACGCCTTCGGTCGCCGTGACCGTCGCGCGCACCAGGTCGCCGGGGCGCAGCGCGGCCAGATCCACCCCGCCGCCGGACGGGGCGACGAGGGTGGTCGAGCCGTCGACCTCGGGGGCCTGGTGGGCCGCCCGCCCCTCCACCACGCCGTCGGCGACGGAGTCGACCAGCACCTCGACGGTGGAGCCGAGCCGCTCCTCGGCCCGCTGCGAGCAGAGCTCGTCGGCGAGGGAGCTGAGCCTGTCGTACCGACGCTTCACGGTGGCGGCGGAGACCTTGCCGGACAGGCCGGCGGCCTCCGTGCCGTCCTCGTCGCTGTAGTCGAAGACGCCGATCGCGTCGAGCCGCGCCTCGGTCAGGAACCGGACCAGCTCCTCGTAGTCGGCCCGGGACTCGCCGGGGAAGCCGACGATGAAGTTGCTCCGCGCGCCGGCCTCCGGCGCCAGCGCCCGGGCGCTCGCCAGCAGCTCCAGGAAGCGATCGGTGGAGCCGAAGCGGCGCATCCGACGCAGCACGGGCTCGCTGGAGTGCTGGAACGACAGGTCGAAGTAGGGCGCCACGCCGGGCGTGGTGGCGATCGCCTCGACCAGGCCGGGCCGGGTCTCGGCCGGCTGGAGGTAGCTCGCGCGCACCCGGACGATGCCGTCGATCGCGGCGAGCTGCGGCAGCAGCTTCTCCAGCGCGCGGGGATCGCCCAGATCCTTGCCGTACGAGGTGGAGTTCTCGCTGACCAGCACCAGCTCGCGTACGCCGGTCCTGGCCAGCCACTCCGCCTCGGCGAGCAGCTCGTCGGGCGTACGCGAGACGAAGGCGCCGCGGAAGGCGGGGATGGCGCAGAACGCGCAGCGGCGGTCGCAGCCGCTGGCGAGCTTCAGCGACGCGACCGGGCCGGTGTCGAGCCGGCGGCGCAGCACCTGGCGCAGGTGCGCCGGGGTGTGCTCGTCGGTCTCGGTGACGCCCCGCGTCGGGGTGCCGTGGCCGGGCAGCGACACCGCGCGGTCCCGCCGGGACACCGGGGTGAGCGGCAGCAGCTCGCGCCGGTCGCGCGGGGTGTGCGCGCCGATCCGCTCGCCGGCGACCACGGCGTCCAGCCGGGCGGCGATCTCCGGGTAGTCGTCGAAGCTGAGCACCGCCTGCGCCTCGGGGAGGCTGTCGGCCAGCTCGCGACCGTACCGCTCGGCCATGCAGCCGGCGGCGACCACCTTGGCGCCGGTGTCGGCGGCGGCCAGCAGCGTCTGGATCGAATCCTGCTTCGCCTTCTCCACGAAGCCGCAGGTGTTGACGACCACCACGTCGGCGCCCTCGCCGTCGGTGGTGACCTGCCAGCCGTCGGCGTGCAGCCGGGCGGCCAGCTCCTCCGAGTCGACCTCGTTGCGGGCGCAGCCGAGCGTCAGCAGGGCGACACGACGACCGTCGGCGGACGACAGCTCCGGATCGCGGCGCGGCGCCAGACGTGCCGAGCTGGAGTTGTCGGAAGGGGAGGTGGCAGACACCATCCGAGGGTACCGGGCCGCCCGCGACCCCCCACGCACGCCCGGGCCGGGCGGACGGGCACGTTGGTGACGGATCCGGCAGCGGACGGGCCCCTCCCCGCGCGCCCGGCGGCGGGGGTGACGGACGCCACGCCGGTTCAGACGGTCGTGGCGGCGACCCGGACCAGACGGTCGAGCAGGAAGACCTCCGTGCCGGCCAGGCCGGTGGAGCAGAAGACCGAGATCCCGTCCGCGCCGGTCCGGCCGGGCGCCGCGCCCGCCAGCACCGCGCCCAGGTCGCGCAGCCGTCCGGCGTACGCGGGCAGCGCCGCGAGCATCGGCGGCTCGTACGCGGCGGCCTGGGCCGGCGAGTCCGTGACCAGGAGGTCGGCGGCGTCCAGCAGGTCCGGGCCGAACTCGTGCCGGTCGACCTGCTTGAAGCCGACCGCGTTGACGTGGGTGCCCGGGGCGAGGTCGGCGGCGTCGAGCACCGGGGTGGCGCTGGTGGTGGCGAGCACCACGACGTCGCGGTCGGCCACGGCGGCCCGGGCCGAGTCCACGGCCCGCGCCGGCACGCCCAACTCGGCCCGGACCCGGGCCGCGAACGCCTCCCGCCGGGCGGCCGAGCGGCTGTGCACGGTCACCTCCTCCAGCGGCCGGACGGCGGCGGCGGCCCAGACCTGGGTCCACGCCTGCCGGCCCGAGCCGAGCACCCCCAGGGTGGCGGCGTCCGGGCGGGCCAGGGCGTCCACGGCGGCCCCGCCGAGCCCGCCGGTACGCCGGGAGCCCAGCTCCTCCCCCACGGCCACCGCCCGGACCGCCCCGGTGCGCCCGTCGTGCAGCACCACCACCTGCTCGCTCTCCGGGTGCCCGAAGGTGTCGTACGAGCGGAAGCCGTACCACTCGCCGGTGAGGTGCCCGGCGGTGAGCACCATCCGGCCCCCGCCCAGCGGCGCGGCGGCCCGGGGCGGGGCCACGAGGCGGCCGGCGTACGCGGCGAGCATGGCGTCCCGCATGGCCGCCACCGTGGTGGGGGCGTCCAGCGCGGCGGCGACGTCGGCGTCGGAGAAGAGCAGCGGCATACGTCCATACTGCAAGCTGAAGTGAAGTTGAGGTCAACGGAGGGTGGTCGGGTTCACGCCGCGCGCCGCCGGCCGGTGCTAGCGTCGGTGACGGCGGCCCGAGGGCCGTCCCGGACGAGTCGAGGGCGTACCCGGTCAGGCTAAGACGCCCCGAGGTGGTACGACCGACTCGTCCCGGCCCCGGTGGTCCGGGCGCTACCGCAGAGGTGATCTTCATGGCCTGGATCGTGCTGGTGATCTCCGGACTCCTGGAGACGGCGTGGGCGATCGCCCTCGACCGCAGCGCCGGCTTCAGCCGGCCCGTCCCGTCGGTGGTCTTCGTGGTGACGCTGGTGCTCAGCATGGCGGGGCTCGCGTACGCGCTGCGCGAGATCCCCGTCGGCACCGGCTACGCGGTCTGGGTCGGCATCGGCGCGGTCGGCACCGCCCTGGTCGGGATGCTCGCGCTGAACGAGCCGGCCAACCTGCCCCGGATCGCCTGCCTGCTGCTGGTGGTCGCCGGGGTCGTCGGGCTCAAGATCTTCCACTGAGCACCGTCCGGCGAGGGGGACGCGCCGGGCCGTCCCGCGCCGAGGCGTGACGAACGGCCACAGTGGGTAGATGTCGGCCTGGCAACGCAGGCTCTCACCCACCGGAGGCAGACATGGCCGACATGCACACCACCGCCCGCCCGCGCAGCGGCGCCGCCCGCATCTGCACCATCCTGGGCTTCGTCTTCGCGGTCATCGCGATCCTGTTCCTGCCGCCGCTGTTCGGCCTCGCCGGCCTGATCCTCGGGATCGTCGGCGCCGTGCTCGGCGACAAGCCGCTGGGATGGTACGCCGCCGTCGCCAGCGTGGCGGGGGCGATCCTCGGCATGGTCATCGGCGCCGCCCTCTACAACTCCTGACCGCCGCTCCCCCGCGGTGACGGGCCCGCCGGATCCCGGCGGGCCCGTTTCGCATCCGCGCGCCCGTTGCCATCCGGCGCGCCCGTTCGCGTCCGGCGGGCGCGTTCGCGTCCGGCGGGCGCGGGCGGTCCGGTCGGAGTCGGCCCCTACTCGTCTCCGCCGCGCAGGCCGACCAGGACCTCCTCCAACTCGTCCGGCTTGACCAGCACGTCGCGCGCCTTGGAGCCCTCGGACGGGCCCACGACGCCCCGGGTCTCCATCAGGTCCATCAGGCGCCCGGCCTTGGCGAAGCCGACCCGCAGCTTGCGCTGGAGCATCGACGTCGAGCCGAACTGCGAGGTCACCACCAGCTCGACCGCCTGCACCAGCAGGTCGAGGTCGTCGCCGATCTCCTCGTCGATCTTCTTCTTGCCGGCGTCCGGCGCGACGAGCACGTCCGGGCGGAACTCCGGCTCGCGCTGGTCCTTGCAGAACTTCACCACGTCGGCGATCTCGCGCTCGGTCACCCAGGCGCCCTGGATCCGGATCGGCTTCGACGCGCCCATCGGCAGGAACAGGCCGTCGCCCCGGCCGAGCAGCTTCTCCGCGCCCGGCTGGTCGAGGATGACCCGCGAGTCGGCCAGCGACGAGGTGGCGAACGCCAGCCGGGACGGCACGTTCGCCTTGATCAGGCCGGTGACCACGTCGACCGAGGGGCGCTGGGTGGCCAGCACCAGGTGGATGCCGGCCGCGCGGGCGAGCTGGGTGATCCGGACGACCGAGTCCTCCACGTCGCGCGGGGCGACCATCATCAGGTCGGCCAGCTCGTCCACGATCACCAGCAGGTACGGGTACGGCCGCATCTCCCGCTCGCTGCCGGGCGGCGCCTTGATCTCGCCGTTGCGCACCTTGCGGTTGAAGTCGTCGATGTGCCGCACGCCGTTGGCCGCGAGGTCGTCGTAGCGCATGTCCATCTCGCGCACGACCCACTCCAGCGAGTCGGCGGCCTTCTTGGCGTTGGTCACGATCGGGGTGACCAGGTGCGGGATGCCCTCGTAGCCGGTCATCTCGACCCGCTTCGGGTCGATCAGCAGCAGCCGCACCTCGTCCGGGGTGGCCCGGGTGAGGATGGAAACCAGCAGCGAGTTGAGGCAGGAGGACTTGCCCGCGCCGGTGGCGCCGGCGATGAGGATGTGCGGCATCTTGGCGAGGTTGGCCACCACGTAGCCGCCCTCGATGTCCTTGCCGAGCGCCACCACCATCGGGTGGTGGTCGCTGGTGGCGGCCCGGGAGCGCAGCACGTCGCCGAGCGCCACGTTCTCCGGGTCGGTGTTCGGGATCTCCACGCCGACCGCGCTCTTGCCCGGGATCGGGCTGAGGATCCGCACGTCCGGCGACTTCACCGCGTACGCGATGTTGCGGGAGAGCTGGGTGATCCGCTCGACCTTGACGCCCGGCCCCAGCTCGACCTCGTAGCGGGTGACGGTCGGCCCCCGGGTGAAGCCGGTGACCTCGGCGTCCACCCCGAACTGGTCGAAGACCCCGGTGAGAGCGGCGATCACCTCGTCGTTGGCCTTGCTGCGGGTCTTCGGCGCGGCGCCGCTGCTGAGCATGTTGGCCGGCGGCAGCGTGTAGTCACCGGAGAGACCGGTGAGCGCGAGCTGCTCGGCGCGGGTGGGCGCGGGAGAGTGCTCCGGCGGATCGACCGGCTTGCGGCTGGCGGGCACCTTCGACGGCGGCTTCCGGGGCAGGACCAGGGTCTCCTGGAGGTCCATCCCGTCGAGGTCGTCGTCGAACTCCGCCGGGTCCGGCGGCGGCGCCGCCCGCTTCGTCGCGCGCTTGCGGGCAGGCTTCACCGGCGCCGCTTCCGCCTCCTCGGCGGCCGGCGGGGCGACGAGGGTGCCGGCCAGCAGGCCGAGCCGCTCCGGGACCTTGTTGATCGGCGTCGCGGTGACCACCAGCAGGCCGAAGACCAGCAGCAGGAGCAGCAGCGGCACGGCGACCCAGGCGGTGACCGCCCGTTCCAGCAGGCTGCCCACGCCCGCACCGACCAGGCCGCCGGCGAAGTCGCGCTGGACGGCGTCGACCGGGTCCTGTCCGATGTGCAGCATCGCGGCGGTGGCGACCAGCATCGAGCCCCAGCCGACCAGCCCTCGGCCGCGGTGCTCCGGGTCCGCGGGCTCGCGCATGAGCCGCCAGGCGCCGATCATCAGCAGCACCGGCACCACGATGGCGATCGCGCCGAGGAAGAGCCGGACGGTGTCGGCGAGCTGCTCGCCGACCGGGCCGGCGCCGGAGAACCAGATGGCCACCGCGCTGAGCAGGGCGAGGCCGAAGACCAGCAGGCCGGCGCCGTCGCGGCGGTGCTCCGGGTCGAGCCCCTTGGCCGAGGCGGCCTGCCGGCCGGCGGCGCGGAACGCCCAGCCGACGCCGTGCGCCAGCCCCATCCACAGTGCGCCGACCGCCCGCCCGACGAGGAGCCCCGGGCCCGGCCGCGCCGCGGGCCGCCGCCGGGGGGTCGCCCGGGCGGCCTTCTTCGCCGGCTGACGGGCACGGCTGTTCGTGGTGCCACGCGGCGACGCGCCGCGCCGCCGGCTCGCCTGAGAGGTACGGCCCGCCATAGCATCAACTTAACGGCGCGACCCGGCAGATCGCCGCTTTTCCGGGTCGTGTCCGCGCGTCGCAGCGCGGAACCCGCCGCGTCACGTGATATCTGCCTCAGGAGGGATGCCCCCATGGCGTCGCCGGGTACCGAGGACGGTTCGGACGGTCCCCTGGCCGGGCACCCGGGGGCGCTGCGGCCGTTGACCGGTGAGCTGATCGCGGCCGTGCTGCGCAGCCGGGGCTACGCGGTCCAGGCCGACGCCGACGGCGACCTGGTCGGTCGCTGGGCCGACAGCCTGATCTGGTTCCTGCGGCCGGGCGCCGCCGGTGAGCTGCTCCAGGTCCGCACCCTCGCCGCGCCGACGTTCCCCATCGAGTACGTCCCGGCGCTGCACGCCTTCTGCAACGCGTGGAACCACGACCGGCTCTGGCCGAAGGCGTTCGTGCACGTGGAGGACGACGGGCGGGCCCGGGTCTGCGGCGAGGTCATCACCGACCTGGAGCGCGGGGTCACCCCGCACCAGCTCGACCAGTTGCTCGACTGCGGCATCGCCACCGGCTGTCAGCTCGCCACCGAGGTCGCCCGGCTCCCCGGCGGGGTCGTGGCGTGACGGGTCGCGGCGGTGAACCGGCCGGCCGCCGGCTGGATCCGTTCGGGTCCGTCGGCCGGTGGGGCGGGCGCCGGCGCGGCGGGGGCAGCCGCGACGCGGCGCTCGCCGAGGCGCTCGCCGACGCCCGCGACGCGCCGGACGGCGAGGCGAGGTGCGCGGAGCTGGAACGGATCGCCGCGCACGCCGACGCCGCCGGCGACGACCGGTCCGCCGTCGAGGCCCGGCTCGCGCTCATCGAGGCCTACCTGTTGCACGGGGAGCGGTGGCGGCTCGTCGAACCGGTGCGCCGCTGCCTCGCCGCCGTCGACCGCCGCCCCGACCTGCTGCCCGGCCCGGACGCCGGGCTGCTGCTGCGTTACCAGCGCTACGCCGTGGAGGCCCTGCTCGGCAGCCCGCGGGTCGGGCTGGACCAGGCCCGCTCCATGCTGGACGACCTCGCCGCCCGGGCCGCCCGCCTCCCCGGCCCGCCCGGCGTGGACGACGCCGCCGGCCCGGCCGGCGCGGCCGGCCCCCGCGATGCGCCCGGTCCCGCGTCGCCGACCGGCCCGGCGCGCCCGACCGCCTCGGGTGGCACGACCGCCTCGAGCAGCACGACCGGCCCGGGCAGCACGACCGGCCCGGGCAGCACGACCGGCCCGGGCAGCACGACCGGCCCGGGCAGCACGACCGGCCCGGGCAGCACGACCGGCCCGGGCAGCACGACCGGCCCGGGCAGCACGACCGGCCCGGGCAGCACGACCGGCCCGGGCAGCACGGCCGAGCCGGGCAGCACGGCCGGCCCGGGCGGCGACGTGGAGGTCGTCGCCGAGCTGCGCTGCCGGATCGCCGACCACGTCGGCGACGAGCCCACCGCCCGGGAGTGGTTCGCCCGGTGGTCGGCGGCCGGGGCGGGACCGGCCGGCGGCTGCCCGGGCTGCGCGCCGGCCCGCCGGGCGGAACTGCTCGCCGGGTGGGGCGACCCCGGGGCGGCGCTGGACGCGCTGGCGGAGGCGCCCGACGGCGCGGGCGGCTGCACCGAGCAGCCCGAACGGTCGCTGGCCGCCGGGCTGCTGCCCTGGCTGCGGGCCGGGCAGCCGGAGCGGGCGGCCGAGGCGCACGTGCGGGCGTACCGGCGGCACCGGCGGGAGCCGTCCGCCTTTCCGTACCTCGCCGCGCACCTGCGGTGGTGCGCGCTGGGCGGGTACCCCGCCCGGGGGCTGGACATCCTCGCCGAGCAACTGCCCCGGCTGGACCGGCCGCACGACGACCTCTCCGCGATGGAGTTCGCCGCCGCCGGCGCGCTGGTGTGCGCGCTCGCCGTCGAGGCGGGGCTGGGCGGGCGGACGGTGCACCGACCGGGGTACGCCGGCCGGCCGGCGGCCGACCTCGACGTGGCCGCGCTCGGCGCCGCCCTGCTCGGGCTGGCCACCGGGCTGGCCGGCAGCTTCGACGCCCGCAACGGCACCGGGCACCAGTCGGGCCGGATCGCGTCCTGGCTGGCCGAGCGTCCGCTCGCCACGCCGGTGCCGCTGCCGCCCGACGACGCGCCGGGCGACGACCCCGGCGGCCCGGCCGACGACGGCACGCCCGACGACGGGGAGCCCCGCCCGCTCAGCCTGGAGATGATCACGGCCGCCCTGGACCGGCGCGGGGACCGCTACGCCGTGGACGCCACCGGCACGGTGGTCGGCCGGTGGGGCGAGGCGTTGATCCAGTTCCGGCAGGCCGGCGAGCGGGGCGAGATCCTGCGGGCGCGCTCGGTGGCGAGCCGCCGGCTGCCCGCCGACCGGCTGGCCGAGGCGTACGCGTTCTGCAACGCCTGGAACCACGACCGGCTGCTGCCGAAGGCGTACGTGCACGACCTCGGGGGCGAGCTGGTGCTGGCCGGCGACGTCAGCACCGACCTGGCGCACGGGGTCGCGCCGGCCCAGCTCACGGTCCTGCTCGACGCGGCCGTCGACACCGGCGTCGCGTACGCCGAGGCGGTGGCGGCGCTGCCCTGAGCGGGCCGGCGCGGCCGCCCGCCGGCGAGGTCCGGAACCCGCCGGACGATCTCCGCCCGCCCTGATGGACTCGTCGCCATGACGACGACGCAGCAGCAGCACGCCGCCGAACTCCTGCACTCCCTGCACCGCCCCGGCTCCCCGCTCGTCCTGCCCAACGCCTGGGACGCGGCCGGCGCCCGGATCGTGGCCGACTGCGGGGCGGCGGCGGTCGCCACCACCAGCGCCGGCGTCTCGTGGAGCCTGGGTGCCCCGGACGGCGACGAACTGGACCGGGAGCGGGCCCTGGCGGTGGTCGCCCGCGTCGCCGCCGCCGTCACCGTCCCGGTCACCGCCGACATCGAGAGCGGGTACGCCGCCGACCCCGCAGGGGTCGGCCGCACCGTGACCGGCGTGCTGACCGCCGGCGCGGTCGGCGTGAACATCGAGGACGCCGCGCCGGCCGGGACGGCCCCGTTGCGCCCCGTCGACGAGCAGTGCGCCCGGATCCGGGCCGCCCGGAAGGCCGCCGACGCGGCGGGCGTACGACTCTTCGTCAACGCCCGCACCGACGTGTTCCTGCGGGCCGCCGGCGACCCGGCGGACCGGCTGGCCGAGACGCTGCGCCGGGCGTCGGCGTACCGGGCGGCGGGCGCGGACGGCGTCTTCGTGCCGGGTGTCGTCGACACCGGGACCATCGCCGCGCTGGTCGACGGGATCGACGGGCCGGTCAACGTGCTCGTCGGGCCGGGCGCGCCGCCCGTCGCCACGCTGGCCGGGCTCGGGGTGGCCCGGGTCAGCCTCGGCTCGGCGCTCGCCGAGGCCGCGTACGGGCTGGTCCGCCGGGCCGCCACGGAGGCGCTGCGCTCCGGGTCGTACGACTCGCTCGCCGGCGCGATCGGCTACGGCGAGCTGAACGCGCTGCTGGCCTGAACCGGCCGGCCCGGCGAAGCGCCGGCGCCCGACCGGGCCAGGCGACGCGCGTCGCCCGGGCCGTCGGCGAGCGGCCGGGCCCGCCCCGCGAACGCGCCGCCGGTCGCGGGGCGGGCCGCGCTGTCCGCCATTCGACACCGGCGCAACCCGGCCCCCCGGTCGGGTGTGGTCTCTGCGTCACCCGCACCTATCCCGGGAGTAACCGATGACCACCCACCCGCTGCGCGCCGGCGCCGCCGTCGCCGTCGCCCTGCTGGCCCTGCCCGCCCTCGCCCCGGCCGCGTCGGCGCACGCACCCACGCCCAACCCGACCACCGCGCCGCCCGCCGGGACGCCGACCGTCATCGCCCGGGCGGACCACGTGTTCCTCAAGGGCGACCCGTGGCACCCGTCGGCGCCCCTGGAGGCCGCCGTCATCAACCAGGGCACGTCGGCGGCGAGGGGCTCCTTCGTGCTGCGCCTGCCGGCCGGGGTGGGCCTCGCCTCGGGCGAGGACTGCCGCGCCGACGCCGCGGCGGCCCGCACGTGGGTCTGCGGCGGGGCCGAGGTGCCGGCCGGCGGCCGCCGGACGTACCGGCTGCGGCTCACGGCGACGGCCGCCGAGCCGGTCTTCGGTGTGCAGGCGTGGGGATCGGTGGCCGGCCGGGACGCCGCCGGTGTCACCGACCGGCCCACCGACTTCCGGATCGACTGGCCGGACCGCACGTCCCTGCGGCTGCGGGCCACCGCCACGCCGATCGTCGACGGGAAGGTGACGCTGACGGCCCGGGTGACCAACACCGGCGCCTTCTCCATCGGCGGCTACGCGCTGAACGTGGTCACCCCCGACGGCGTGCGGGTCACCGGGCCCGCCTGCTCGGACAGCGGCCGGATGGACGGCGCGGGCTGCGAGATCCCGCGCCCCGACGTGCTCGGGGAGGACGCCACGGACACCGTGCGGGTGCGCCTCGCGGTGAGCGGCGACGCGCCGACCGTCCGGCTGTTCCTCGCCCCCACCAACCGCTACACCAACGAGGACACCTCGGTCACCCTGCGGCTCACGGCGGACGGCGGCTCCACCGCTTCCCCGTCGGCCGACCCGAACCGCACGGCCACGCCGACGCCGTCCGCCGCCGGCGGCACCGAGCTGCCCCGCACCGGGCCGGCCGGCGCCGCGTACGCCCTGGTCGGCGCGGCCCTGCTGGCCCTCGGGGCCGGCCTGCTGCTGCTCCGTCGCCGCCTCGTTCGGGGCTGAGCGGGCGGCCCGGGCCGGTCGCCGACGTGCACGGGGATGTCGGCGACCGCCCGGACCGGTCCGCGCCCGGCCCCGGACGCGGCGACGCCCGCCGGCACCTGCGGGTGCGGGCGGGCGTCGGTCGCGCGGTCAGACCTCGACGACGGTGGGCACGATCATGGGCCGGCGCCGGTACGCGTCGTTCACCCAGCGCCCCACGGTGCGCCGGACGATCTGCTGGAGCTGGTGCGGGTCGGTGATGCCGTCGGCCGCCGCCCGGTTCAGCGCCTCGGTGACCAGCGGAATCACCGGGTTGAACGCCTCCGGGTCCTCGGAGAAGCCCTTCGCCGACAGGGTCGGGCCGGCGACCACCTTGCCGGTGACCGAGTCGACGACCACGGTCGTGGCGATGAAGCCGCCGTCGCCGAGGATCCGCCGCTCGGTGAGCAGCGACTCGCTGACGTCGCCGACGGCG harbors:
- a CDS encoding DMT family transporter, which translates into the protein MAWIVLVISGLLETAWAIALDRSAGFSRPVPSVVFVVTLVLSMAGLAYALREIPVGTGYAVWVGIGAVGTALVGMLALNEPANLPRIACLLLVVAGVVGLKIFH
- the pgsA gene encoding CDP-diacylglycerol--glycerol-3-phosphate 3-phosphatidyltransferase, whose amino-acid sequence is MTGAADSTPAPVVARVPVLNAANALTALRLVLVPVFAVTVVVSGMHHAGWQTAACLIFAVASATDLVDGWIARRFALVTSVGKVADPIADKALTGAALLLLSWYDRLPWWVTAVILARELGITALRFWVIRRGVIAASRGGKIKTALQILAIVWYLWPMPDALAAVGPWIMAAAVGVTVVTGFDYVAQALRLRRPAA
- a CDS encoding helix-turn-helix domain-containing protein, which translates into the protein MVLLRRVIGDALRARRQGQHRTLREVSSAANVSLGYLSEIERGQKEPSSELLAAICDALGARLSELLREVSDTVALAEQMPGVLVPVQDEPVDTTPVAVRKATGRGVHQVSTDGKVAVQVRQDSPLKATLRTSRVRGGDRDVVCAA
- the rimO gene encoding 30S ribosomal protein S12 methylthiotransferase RimO, yielding MVSATSPSDNSSSARLAPRRDPELSSADGRRVALLTLGCARNEVDSEELAARLHADGWQVTTDGEGADVVVVNTCGFVEKAKQDSIQTLLAAADTGAKVVAAGCMAERYGRELADSLPEAQAVLSFDDYPEIAARLDAVVAGERIGAHTPRDRRELLPLTPVSRRDRAVSLPGHGTPTRGVTETDEHTPAHLRQVLRRRLDTGPVASLKLASGCDRRCAFCAIPAFRGAFVSRTPDELLAEAEWLARTGVRELVLVSENSTSYGKDLGDPRALEKLLPQLAAIDGIVRVRASYLQPAETRPGLVEAIATTPGVAPYFDLSFQHSSEPVLRRMRRFGSTDRFLELLASARALAPEAGARSNFIVGFPGESRADYEELVRFLTEARLDAIGVFDYSDEDGTEAAGLSGKVSAATVKRRYDRLSSLADELCSQRAEERLGSTVEVLVDSVADGVVEGRAAHQAPEVDGSTTLVAPSGGGVDLAALRPGDLVRATVTATEGVDLVAVPDEMISAAPGATR
- a CDS encoding YbjN domain-containing protein, translating into MASPGTEDGSDGPLAGHPGALRPLTGELIAAVLRSRGYAVQADADGDLVGRWADSLIWFLRPGAAGELLQVRTLAAPTFPIEYVPALHAFCNAWNHDRLWPKAFVHVEDDGRARVCGEVITDLERGVTPHQLDQLLDCGIATGCQLATEVARLPGGVVA
- a CDS encoding DNA translocase FtsK — protein: MAGRTSQASRRRGASPRGTTNSRARQPAKKAARATPRRRPAARPGPGLLVGRAVGALWMGLAHGVGWAFRAAGRQAASAKGLDPEHRRDGAGLLVFGLALLSAVAIWFSGAGPVGEQLADTVRLFLGAIAIVVPVLLMIGAWRLMREPADPEHRGRGLVGWGSMLVATAAMLHIGQDPVDAVQRDFAGGLVGAGVGSLLERAVTAWVAVPLLLLLLVFGLLVVTATPINKVPERLGLLAGTLVAPPAAEEAEAAPVKPARKRATKRAAPPPDPAEFDDDLDGMDLQETLVLPRKPPSKVPASRKPVDPPEHSPAPTRAEQLALTGLSGDYTLPPANMLSSGAAPKTRSKANDEVIAALTGVFDQFGVDAEVTGFTRGPTVTRYEVELGPGVKVERITQLSRNIAYAVKSPDVRILSPIPGKSAVGVEIPNTDPENVALGDVLRSRAATSDHHPMVVALGKDIEGGYVVANLAKMPHILIAGATGAGKSSCLNSLLVSILTRATPDEVRLLLIDPKRVEMTGYEGIPHLVTPIVTNAKKAADSLEWVVREMDMRYDDLAANGVRHIDDFNRKVRNGEIKAPPGSEREMRPYPYLLVIVDELADLMMVAPRDVEDSVVRITQLARAAGIHLVLATQRPSVDVVTGLIKANVPSRLAFATSSLADSRVILDQPGAEKLLGRGDGLFLPMGASKPIRIQGAWVTEREIADVVKFCKDQREPEFRPDVLVAPDAGKKKIDEEIGDDLDLLVQAVELVVTSQFGSTSMLQRKLRVGFAKAGRLMDLMETRGVVGPSEGSKARDVLVKPDELEEVLVGLRGGDE
- a CDS encoding ornithine cyclodeaminase family protein translates to MPLLFSDADVAAALDAPTTVAAMRDAMLAAYAGRLVAPPRAAAPLGGGRMVLTAGHLTGEWYGFRSYDTFGHPESEQVVVLHDGRTGAVRAVAVGEELGSRRTGGLGGAAVDALARPDAATLGVLGSGRQAWTQVWAAAAVRPLEEVTVHSRSAARREAFAARVRAELGVPARAVDSARAAVADRDVVVLATTSATPVLDAADLAPGTHVNAVGFKQVDRHEFGPDLLDAADLLVTDSPAQAAAYEPPMLAALPAYAGRLRDLGAVLAGAAPGRTGADGISVFCSTGLAGTEVFLLDRLVRVAATTV